The Episyrphus balteatus chromosome 4, idEpiBalt1.1, whole genome shotgun sequence genome includes a window with the following:
- the LOC129919566 gene encoding protein snakeskin → MVSVETIGSIFIKCAKLVLNLIIIILYRIGDGGEFLGIGGTWNLNEEKSPDCEIVASGVFVGFFIYTAVHLIAYSFGTTKHKRELSDTIMNVVGTFMWIAVGGTALHYWKGYMSDQGFLYVASERQVGIAMGSLCVITGALYLADTVLAFVHFAKGDSDYQ, encoded by the exons ATGGTATCTGTGGAAACAATTGGATCAATATTCATCAAGTGTGCCAAATTG gTCTTGAACTTGATTATCATTATTCTCTACCGAATTGGTGATGGTGGTGAATTCTTGGGCATTGGTGGAACTTGGAACCTCAACGAAGAAAAAAGTCCAGATTGTGAAATTGTTGCATCTGGTGTTTTTGTTGGATTCTTTATTTACACAGCAGTTCATTTGATTGCCTATTCATTTGGAACAACTAAACATAAGCG tgaattatCCGACACAATCATGAATGTTGTTGGTACTTTCATGTGGATCGCAGTTGGCGGTACTGCACTTCACTACTGGAAAGGTTACATGTCTgatcaaggatttttgtatgtagCATCTGAAAGACAAGTTGGTATTGCAATGGGATCACTTTGTGTCATCACTGGAGCTCTTTATCTAGCCGATACAGTTTTAGCTTTTGTACATTTTGCGAAAGGTGATTCAgattatcaataa